The following are from one region of the Terriglobia bacterium genome:
- a CDS encoding IS481 family transposase, whose product SQHRHEHLLPWLHHYNWHRPHGSLNHVPPISRSGLDRNNLLRLHS is encoded by the coding sequence ACTCGCAACACCGTCACGAACATCTTCTTCCCTGGCTTCACCATTACAACTGGCACCGTCCTCATGGTAGCCTCAACCATGTTCCACCTATCAGCCGCTCCGGCCTCGATCGGAACAACCTCTTGAGACTCCACAGTTAA